The Hippoglossus hippoglossus isolate fHipHip1 chromosome 2, fHipHip1.pri, whole genome shotgun sequence genome includes a region encoding these proteins:
- the LOC117776392 gene encoding LOW QUALITY PROTEIN: mitogen-activated protein kinase kinase kinase kinase 4-like (The sequence of the model RefSeq protein was modified relative to this genomic sequence to represent the inferred CDS: deleted 1 base in 1 codon), with protein sequence MANDSPAKSLVDIDLASLRDPAGIFELVEVVGNGTYGQVYKGRHVKTGQLAAIKVMDVTEDEEEEIKLEINMLKKYSHHRNIATYYGAFIKKSPPGHDDQLWLVMEFCGAGSITDLVKNTKGNQLKEDWIAYISREILRGLAHLHAHHVIHRDIKGQNVLLTENAEVKLVDFGVSAQLDRTVGRRNTFIGTPYWMAPEVIACDENPDATYDYRSDLWSCGITAIEMAEGAPPLCDMHPMRALFLIPRNPPPRLKSKKWSKKFFSFIEGCLVKNYTQRPPTEQLLKHPFIRDQPNERQVRIQLKDHIDRTKKKRGEKDETEYEYSGSEEEEEDPPEQEGEPSSIVNVPGESTLRRDFIRLQQENKERSEALRRQQHLQEQQLREQEEYKRQLLAERQKRIEQQKEQRRRLEEQQRREREMRRQQEREQRRREQEDKRRVEEMDRRRKEEEERRRSDDEKRRNDREQEYIRRQLEEEQRHLEMLQEQLLREQAMLLADERYRKNIQGSPQTAPPPKQPPLPPRSSEPFSNGGSSAEASAMHRPMEPQVQWSHLAALKSSNSAAPSPPPPPPVVSRSQSFSEPGGVTSSFAQLHLRSQDPHHHHHPPSNARTDPQPPLLPQGQTRAEHQASGEEVPPKVPVRTTSRSPVLSRRESPLPSQPGNQGGQRIAGSNVEQRPLWDRVEKLQPRPGSGSSSGSSNSSSQASSGDRFRPRCESPASSKSEGSPLQRPENVPKKQDEKNLARPTRPAVDVDLTALAKELRAVDDVRPPHKVTDYSSSSEDSGTTDEDDDEEVDQEAGEESTSGPEDSRAGYSHGFRRRLSNGETESTKTMLVEDSESDQAITPSKDGTLVIRQSTADIKRLVNLSSSSSSSSSAGSGHGHGQTPSNGPPEKNGFAGRIHHLPDLIQQSHHPSSSSTTIPSSSSSSPSFPSSSSHASPAMSPQNPLDQFTAIESQSESNSMSKHKSSSSFTPFIDPRLLQISPSSGSSLNNMAAFGQDGRLVDPLKADPSRKGSVVNVNPVNTRPPSDTPEIRKYKKRFNSEILCAALWGVNLLVGTESGLMLLDRSGQGKVYPLINRRRIQQMDVLEGLNVLVTISGKKNKLRVYYLSWLRNKILHNDPEVEKKQGWVNVGDLEGCVHYKVVKYERIKFLVLALKNAVEVYAWAPKPYHKFMAFKSFGDLVHRPLLVDLTVEEGQRLKVIYGSCSGFHAVDVDSGAVYDIYLPTHIQTSIQCHAIIILPNTDGIELLVCYEDEGVYVNTYGRITKDVVLQWGEMPTSVAYIRSNQIMGWGEKAIEIRSVETGHLDGVFMHKRAQRLKFLCERNDKVFFASVRQGGASQVYFMTLGRTSLMSW encoded by the exons GGACGACACGTCAAGACTGGACAGCTGGCTGCCATCAAGGTCATGGACGTCACCGAG gatgaagaggaggaaattaAACTGGAGATCAATATGCTGAAGAAGTATTCCCACCACAGAAACATAGCAACCTATTATGGCGCTTTCATTAAGAAGAGCCCCCCAGGACACGACGACCAGCTATGG CTGGTGATGGAGTTCTGCGGAGCTGGTTCCATCACAGACCTGGTGAAGAACACCAAGGGGAACCAGCTGAAGGAAGACTGGATCGCTTACATCTCCAGAGAGATCCTCAGA GGTCTGGCTCACTTACACGCCCACCACGTCATCCACCGCGACATCAAGGGCCAGAACGTCCTGCTCACTGAGAATGCAGAAGTCAAACTAG TGGACTTCGGTGTGAGTGCTCAGCTGGATCGGACCGTGGGCCGGAGGAACACCTTCATCGGGACTCCTTATTGGATGGCCCCTGAGGTCATCGCTTGTGACGAAAACCCAGACGCTACATACGATTACAGA AGTGATCTGTGGTCTTGTGGTATCACAGCTATTGAAATGGCTGAAGGAGCACCAC CACTTTGCGACATGCATCCCATGCGTGCGCTCTTCCTCATTCCAAGAAACCCTCCTCCCAGGCTCAAATCTAAAAAATG GTCCAAGAAGTTTTTCAGTTTCATCGAGGGCTGCCTGGTGAAGAACTACACGCAGCGCCCGCCGACGGAGCAGCTGCTCAAGCATCCCTTCATCCGAGACCAGCCCAACGAGAGGCAGGTCCGCATACAACTCAAAGACCACATCGACCGGACcaagaagaagaggggagagaaag ATGAGACCGAGTATGAGTACAGtggcagcgaggaggaggaagaggaccccccagagcaggagggagaacCCAG CTCCATTGTCAACGTGCCAGGTGAGTCAACTCTGCGCCGCGACTTCATCCgcctgcagcaggagaacaaaGAGCGGTCAGAGGCGCTCCGCCGCCAGCAGCACctccaggagcagcagctccGCGAGCAAGAGGAGTACAAGCGCCAGCTATTGGCCGAGAGGCAGAAACGCATTGAGCagcagaaggagcagaggaggcggCTGGAGGAG CAACAACGACGCGAACGGGAGATGAGGAGGCAACAGGAGCGTGAGCAGCGTCGCCGCGAGCAAGAGGACAAGAGGCGTGTTGAGGAGATGGATCGTAGACgcaaagaagaggaggagcgccGGCGGTCCGACGACGAGAAGAGAAGGAACGATCGTGAACAG GAGTACATCAGGCgccagctggaggaggagcagaggcacctggagatgctgcaggagcagctgctcCGTGAACAGGCCATGCTGCTG GCTGACGAGCGATACCGTAAGAACATTCAGGGCTCACCTCAGACCGCCCCTCCTCCCAAGCAGCCCCCTCTGCCTCCCCGCTCCTCTGAACCATTCTCCAATGGTGGCTCCTCCGCCGAGGCCTCTGCCATGCACCGGCCCATGGAGCCCCAG GTCCAGTGGTCCCACCTGGCTGCTCTAAAAAGTAGCAACAGCGCcgccccctctcctcctcctcctccgcccgtGGTCTCTCGCTCCCAGTCCTTCAGCGAGCCCGGCGGCGTGACCTCTAGCTTTGCACAACTTCACCTGCGCTCCCAGGAcccccaccatcaccaccacccaccATCAAACGCACGCACTGACCCCcaacctcccctcctcccccaggGCCAGACTAGGGCAGAGCACCAGGCCAGCGGCGAGGAGGTGCCTCCCAAG GTACCAGTGAGGACAACATCCAGGTCTCCAGTGCTGTCACGCCGAGAGTCTCCTTTGCCGTCACAGCCTGGGAACCAGGGCGGACAGAGGATCGCTGGCAG TAACGTGGAGCAGCGCCCGCTGTGGGACCgggtggagaagctgcagcccCGGCCGGGCAGCGGCAGCTCCTCCGGCTCCTCCAACTCCAGCTCTCAGGCCAGCTCCGGGGACCGCTTCAGGCCACGCTGTGAGTCCCCTG CTTCCTCCAAATCTGAAGGGTCTCCTCTCCAGCGGCCTGAAAATGTTCCCaagaaacaagatgaaaagaACCTCGCCAGACCCACTCGACCAGCC GTTGATGTG GACCTGACTGCTCTGGCCAAGGAGCTCCGTGCGGTAGACGACGTGCGG CCCCCCCACAAGGTCACCGACTACTCCTCCTCAAGCGAGGATTCAGGCACCACTGATGAGGACGACGACGAGGAGGTGGACCAGGAGGCTGGAGAGGAGTCCACCTCCGGACCCGAGGACTCCAGAGCTGG ATATTCCCATGGCTTCCGCAGGAGACTGAGCAACGGGGAGACGGAGTCCACTAAGACCATGCTGGTTGAAGACTCCGAGAGCGACCAAGCAATTACGCCCTCCAAGGACGGCACGCTGGTCATCAGACAG AGCACCGCTGACATAAAGCGGTTGGTCAatctctcatcctcctcttcctcctcttcctcggctGGCTCTGGTCATGGCCACGGCCAGACCCCCAGCAACGGGCCGCCAGAGAAAAACGGCTTTGCCGGCCGCATTCACCACCTGCCAGATCTTATCCAGCAGAGCCATcacccctcttcctcctccacaaccatcccttcctcctcctcctcctccccctccttcccctcatCATCTAGCCATGCCAGTCCTGCCATGTCCCCACAGAACCCCCTGGACCAGTTCACTGCCATAGAG TCCCAGTCAGAGAGCAACTCCATGTCCAAACACaagtcttcctcctccttcactcccttcATCGACCCGCGCCTTCTCCAGATCTCTCCATCCAGCGGCAGCTCCCTCAACAACATGG CTGCATTTGGTCAGGACGGACGCCTGGTGGACCCGCTGAAGGCCGACCCGTCCCGTAAGGGCTCGGTGGTCAACGTCAACCCAGTCAACACGCGCCCGCCGAGCGACACGCCCGAGATTCGCAAGTACAAGAAGAGGTTTAACTCTGAGATCCTGTGTGCTGCTCTCTGGG gGGTGAACCTGCTGGTGGGGACGGAGAGCGGTCTGATGCTGCTGGACCGCAGCGGTCAAGGGAAGGTTTACCCTCTGATCAACAGACGACGCATCCAACAGATGGATGTGCTGGAGGGACTCAATGTCCTGGTCACCATATCGG gtaaAAAGAACAAGCTGCGAGTGTATTACCTGTCGTGGCTCAGGAACAAGATCTTGCACAACGACCCCGAGGTGGAGAAGAAGCAGGGTTGGGTCAATGTGGGCGACCTGGAAGGCTGCGTCCACTACAAAGTCG TGAAGTATGAGAGGATTAAATTCTTGGTGCTGGCCTTGAAGAATGCTGTGGAGGTGTACGCCTGGGCGCCCAAGCCCTACCACAAATTCATGGCCTTTAAG TCTTTTGGGGACCTGGTGCACAGGCCTCTGCTGGTTGACCTGACGGTGGAGGAGGGtcagaggttaaaggtcatcTACGGCTCCTGCTCAGGCTTCCATGCTGTGGATGTGGACTCCGGTGCCGTCTACGACATCTACCTGCCCACACAT ATCCAGACCAGCATTCAGTGCCACGCCATCATCATCTTGCCCAACACTGACGGGATCGAGCTGCTGGTGTGTTACGAGGACGAGGGCGTCTACGTCAACACGTACGGGCGCATCACCAAGGATGTGGTGCTGCAGTGGGGAGAAATGCCAACTTCAGTGG CCTACATTAGGTCAAACCAGATCATGGGCTGGGGCGAGAAGGCCATAGAGATCCGCTCTGTGGAGACGGGCCACCTGGACGGGGTCTTCATGCACAAGAGAGCTCAGAGACTCAAGTTCCTCTGTGAACGGAACGACAAG GTCTTCTTCGCCTCTGTGCGCCAAGGAGGTGCCAGCCAGGTGTACTTCATGACCCTGGGACGCACCTCCCTCATGAGCTGGTAG